The Streptococcaceae bacterium ESL0729 genome has a segment encoding these proteins:
- a CDS encoding homoserine dehydrogenase — MTLKIGLLGFGTVAQGLPYLLEENKSKIEQAIGDSLEISKIFVREEKKISLEKDFPFNFVTDIDHIIQDDDIDLVIELLGRIEPAKTFIERALEAKKHVVTANKDLLALHGPELTDLAEKNGVFLYYEAAVAGGIPILRSLADSFNGDKITRLHGIINGTSNFMMTKMVDEGWSYEKALERAQELGFAESDPTNDVDGIDAAYKLVILSQFAFGMTIDINQVSKAGIRNISPDDVATASKLGYVIKLLGTIEEVESGLFAEVSPVFLPKNHALASVNNEMNAVFVESIGIGQSMFYGPGAGQKPTATSVMSDVINIGQRLNQKAEIRAFNSFKRQTVLANQEDVSGMYYFALDVADKKGQMLKLSEIFNDLDISFDQVSQQKSDHDRARVVIITHEMTRKQLFAVVDELKSVKDFELLNTFRVLGE; from the coding sequence ATGACATTAAAGATAGGATTATTAGGTTTTGGAACAGTGGCACAAGGCCTGCCCTACCTACTAGAAGAAAATAAGAGTAAGATCGAGCAAGCAATTGGTGACTCCCTTGAAATTAGTAAGATTTTTGTCAGAGAGGAGAAGAAAATTAGCCTGGAAAAAGACTTCCCCTTTAACTTTGTTACAGATATTGATCACATTATCCAAGATGATGACATTGATCTAGTAATTGAGCTTCTTGGCCGAATTGAGCCAGCTAAAACCTTTATCGAAAGGGCCCTTGAGGCTAAAAAGCATGTCGTTACAGCCAACAAGGATCTTTTGGCCCTCCATGGTCCAGAATTAACGGATTTAGCAGAGAAAAACGGTGTCTTCCTTTATTATGAGGCAGCTGTAGCAGGAGGAATTCCCATCCTAAGAAGCCTTGCTGATAGTTTTAATGGGGACAAGATTACAAGGCTTCATGGAATCATTAACGGAACCAGTAACTTTATGATGACCAAGATGGTTGATGAGGGATGGTCTTATGAGAAGGCTCTTGAAAGGGCTCAAGAACTTGGCTTTGCTGAAAGTGACCCAACAAATGATGTTGATGGAATTGATGCGGCCTATAAGCTTGTAATTTTAAGTCAATTTGCCTTTGGTATGACCATTGATATTAATCAGGTAAGTAAGGCTGGAATCAGAAATATCAGTCCTGATGATGTGGCAACTGCTAGCAAGCTTGGTTATGTGATTAAGCTTTTGGGTACCATTGAAGAGGTTGAAAGTGGTCTATTTGCAGAAGTTAGTCCCGTCTTTCTGCCCAAGAATCATGCCCTAGCAAGTGTAAACAATGAAATGAATGCTGTCTTTGTGGAAAGCATTGGTATTGGACAAAGCATGTTTTACGGGCCTGGTGCAGGTCAAAAGCCAACTGCAACAAGCGTTATGTCAGATGTGATTAATATTGGTCAAAGGCTTAATCAAAAGGCTGAAATCAGAGCCTTTAATAGCTTTAAACGCCAAACTGTTTTAGCCAATCAAGAGGATGTATCTGGTATGTACTATTTCGCCCTTGATGTGGCTGATAAAAAGGGACAAATGCTTAAGTTATCAGAGATTTTTAATGACCTTGACATCAGCTTTGACCAAGTTAGCCAGCAAAAATCTGATCACGACCGGGCACGAGTGGTAATCATCACCCATGAAATGACCAGAAAGCAACTTTTTGCAGTCGTTGATGAATTAAAGTCTGTCAAGGATTTTGAGCTTTTAAATACCTTTAGGGTCTTAGGAGAGTAA
- the thrB gene encoding homoserine kinase, with translation MKIIVPASSANIGPGFDSVGLALDLYLEIEVLEKSDQWLVEHDLGAFIPQDENNLLVASALKVAGDLKPHHLRMTSAIPLARGLGSSSSVIVAGIELANQLANLRLSPDDKIDLATKIEGHPDNVAPAILGNLVVASTVDNKTTVVASDFPDAAFVAFIPNYQLLTADSRGVLPEDLSYKEAVAASSIANVAIAALLKGDLLKAGAMIESDLFHEKYRRPLVKEFSQIRKLAHKHEAYASYLSGAGPTVMVICPRDKEALLVADLEKLNLDGEILSLNVDSKGVRCVL, from the coding sequence ATGAAGATAATTGTACCAGCAAGTTCAGCAAATATTGGTCCAGGCTTTGACTCTGTCGGGCTGGCCCTTGATTTGTATCTGGAAATAGAAGTTTTAGAAAAAAGTGATCAATGGCTTGTCGAGCATGACTTGGGAGCTTTCATCCCCCAGGATGAAAACAACCTTCTTGTGGCATCAGCCCTTAAGGTCGCAGGTGATTTAAAGCCCCATCATCTTAGGATGACTAGTGCCATCCCTCTAGCCCGTGGACTTGGCTCAAGCTCTTCAGTTATTGTGGCAGGAATTGAGCTTGCTAATCAGCTGGCTAATTTAAGATTGAGCCCTGATGATAAGATAGATCTAGCCACAAAAATTGAAGGACATCCTGATAATGTGGCTCCAGCCATTTTAGGTAATTTGGTAGTGGCTTCGACTGTTGATAATAAAACAACTGTTGTAGCATCTGATTTCCCAGATGCAGCCTTTGTGGCCTTCATCCCAAATTATCAACTGCTAACAGCTGATAGCCGTGGTGTTCTACCTGAAGATTTATCTTATAAGGAGGCTGTAGCCGCAAGTTCGATTGCAAATGTTGCTATCGCAGCTCTTTTAAAGGGCGATTTGCTTAAGGCAGGAGCGATGATCGAGTCAGACCTTTTCCACGAAAAATACCGCAGACCCCTGGTCAAGGAATTTTCACAAATCAGGAAACTGGCCCACAAACATGAAGCCTATGCTAGCTACCTTAGCGGAGCAGGGCCAACAGTTATGGTTATTTGCCCGAGAGACAAGGAAGCTCTCCTGGTCGCAGACCTTGAAAAACTCAACTTAGATGGTGAAATCTTATCCCTCAATGTTGATTCTAAAGGAGTTCGCTGTGTCCTCTAA
- the rarD gene encoding EamA family transporter RarD, giving the protein MSSNKELQEKNVNKENYSKKDLGILLAVICHVSWGLLSLFWKLLGNINSLDVFSYRIISTLVSMSLYFFISGGLKRLKHELWTLFANKKQLVIMFCASIFIAINWLIYIYAVASNQASAASLGYYINPLISVLLALIFFKESLSRYTKFSIFLALGGVLLLTIQNGSLPLISIILPLSFAFYGLAKKFTNLSSDVSMFVESLFLSPLVITYLLFFSKSNPLNYTSLEITCLALSGVITAIPLLLFSQAVKLAPFNIIGFIQYLSPTIQLLIALFVFKEPLKPGDLHGFILIWLSILIFSYGQVRDMRKLRLKD; this is encoded by the coding sequence GTGTCCTCTAATAAAGAACTTCAAGAGAAAAATGTAAATAAGGAAAATTACAGCAAGAAGGATTTGGGTATTCTTCTTGCTGTAATTTGTCATGTGTCATGGGGTTTGTTATCTCTTTTTTGGAAACTTCTTGGCAATATTAATTCCCTGGATGTTTTTAGTTACCGTATCATATCGACCCTGGTAAGCATGAGTCTTTATTTTTTTATAAGTGGTGGCCTTAAGCGGCTCAAGCATGAGCTTTGGACCCTTTTTGCTAATAAAAAACAGCTTGTGATTATGTTTTGTGCCAGTATTTTTATCGCCATTAATTGGCTGATTTATATTTATGCCGTAGCAAGTAATCAGGCATCAGCCGCAAGCCTTGGATATTATATCAATCCGCTCATCTCAGTCCTTTTGGCCCTTATTTTCTTTAAGGAGTCCCTGAGTCGTTATACCAAATTTTCAATCTTTCTAGCCCTAGGAGGAGTCTTACTTTTAACCATTCAAAATGGAAGCCTGCCCCTTATTTCAATTATTTTGCCCTTATCCTTTGCCTTTTATGGCCTTGCAAAAAAATTTACCAACCTTTCTAGTGATGTTTCCATGTTTGTTGAAAGTCTCTTCCTGTCACCTCTTGTAATTACCTACCTTTTATTTTTCAGTAAATCAAATCCCCTTAATTACACCAGCCTTGAAATTACCTGCCTGGCCTTATCTGGAGTGATAACAGCCATACCCCTTCTCCTATTTTCTCAGGCTGTAAAGCTTGCCCCCTTCAATATTATCGGATTTATCCAGTATTTAAGCCCGACCATCCAGCTTTTAATCGCCCTCTTTGTCTTCAAGGAGCCGCTTAAGCCTGGTGATTTACATGGATTCATTTTGATTTGGCTTTCGATTTTAATTTTTTCTTATGGTCAAGTTAGGGATATGAGGAAACTTAGGCTCAAGGATTAG